CGCGCCCGGGCGATGGAAAGGTGAGGCCGACCGACGACTCGGCGAGCCCGTAAACGGGCGTCATGGCCTCGCGCCGAAAGCCGTAGGGGGCGAAGCGATCGCAGAAGCGCGTGACGGTGGCCGGGCTGACGGGCTCCGCGCCGTTGACGGCCAGGCGCCACGCGCCGAGCTCGAGGCCCGCGAGATCCTCATCAGCGAGCTTGCGGACGCAGAGCTCGTAAGCGAAGTTCGGGGCGGCCGAGAGGGTCCCTCGGTAGCGGTGGATGGCGCGCAGCCAGCGCTCCGGGCGCGCCAAAAACGCCAGGGGGGACATGAGCACGAGCGGCATGGCGAAGTACAGGCTTCCGAGCCAGGCCCCGATCAGGCCCATGTCGTGGTACAGCGGCAGCCAGCTGACGAACACGTCCTCGGATCGGACCGCCGCCGCCTGCCCCAGGGCCCGGATGTTCGCCAGCAGGTTGGCATGCGTCAGCATGACCCCCTTGGGCTGGCCGGTGCTGCCCGAGGTGTACTGCAAGAGCGCCAGCTCATCCGAGCGCGAGAAGAGGGGCAGGGCGATGCCGCCCACCCCCGAGAGCTGCTGCGGCGTCGCCACCTCTCGCAGGCCGGGCACCAGGCCCCGCAACAGCCGCGCGAGCGGCATGACCTCGGGGGTCGTGATCATGAAGGCGGCGAGCGCGTTCGAGAGGATCCCCGCCTGGCGCCTGAGGTGGTCCTCGAGCTGCGAGGGCCGGAAGGGCGGGTAAACCGGCACGGGCACCCCGCCCGCGAGCAGGATGCCCATGAAGCAGTGGAAGTACGCCTGGCCGGTCGGCAGCATGAGGGCGACCGACTGCCCCGGAGCCAGGCCTCGCTCCTTGAGCCCCAGCGCCACCTTCGAGGCCCCGACCAGCAGCCCCGCGTAGGTGAGCGGCTCCTCGCCGTCCTCGCAGAAGACCACGTGTCGCCGCTCGGGGTGGGCCTCGACGTGCCACTCCAGCACCTCGAGCAGGGTCCTGGCGCGCTCGGGGGGCCCCACGGCTGCCCCTGTTAGAAGCACGGGCGCTTGCGCCTCCTGGGGCGCCTGGCGAGAAGCCGCCAGCAGGGGGCCCAGGAGGTCGCGCGGCGTCTCGGCCGCGTAGAGGACGCCGTCGGGCAGGCGTGCGTCGAACTCTCGCTCGATTCTCAGGAGCAGCTCCGTGCGGTCCAGGCTGTCCAGGCCGAAGTCCCGGTCGAGGGCGCTGTCCAGGGTCAGGCCCTGCGCGCCTCGGCGAGGATGCAGCTCGGTCGCGAGCTGCCGCACCGTCGCGAGCAGCTCGTCGGCGACGGCGGCGGGGGTGGTGGCGAGGTGTCCGCGCGCTGCCATGGCCCCTCCCGGATGAATCGGGGCCATGGTACCGGAAGACCCGCGTCCTCCGCTTGGCTGCTATTTTGGCCGCAAGGGCGCAGGGGCGGGCGCTTTTTTCGCCCGCCACCCGCTACCGGCAGCAGACCTCCAGGATCTCCCTGACCGTCGAGGGCCCGATGTCCTCGCGCTCGCCGAGGGCCACCTCGCCGCGACGCTCCATGCGATCCACGATCGTGGGGATCGTCTCGGCGCTGACCCCGTAGTCAGCCAGGCGCGTTGGAACCCCGAGCGACTCGAAGAAGGCGCGGGTCTTCGCGATCGCCTCGCGCATGCGCGTCTCGTCGTCGCCCTCGCGGATCCCCCAGACGCGCTCGGCGTACTGGATGAGCTTCCCGGACTTCTGCTCGCGCTTGACCTCGAGGATGGCGGGCAGCACCACCGCGAGCGTCTGGCCGTGGTCCAGGCCGTGCAGGGCCGTCAGCTCGTGGCCGATGGAGTGGGTGGCCCAGTCCTGCGGCACGCCGACCCCGATGATCCCGTTGAGGGCCATGGTGGCGCTCCACATGAAGGTGGCGCGCGCCTGGTAGTCGGTGGGGTTCGAAAGGGTCCTGGGGCCGACCTCGACCAGGGTCGAGAGGATCGCCTCGGCCATGCGGTCCTGCAGGGGCGCATCGGCCGGGTAGGTCAGGTACTGCTCGGTGGTGTGGACGAAGGCGTCCACGATGCCGTTGCCGACCTGGCGCGGCGGCAGCGAGAAGGTCGTCTCGGGGTCGAGGATCGAGAAGCGGGGATAGACGTGGCGGCTCGAGAAGGCGAGCTTCTCGCGGGTCTCCCGCCTGGTGATGACCGAGCTGCCGTTCATCTCCGAGCCGGTCGCAGGCAGGGTCAGGACCGCGCCGAGGGGCAGCGCCGAGGCGACGCGGGCACCCTTGGCGAGGATGTCCCAGGGGTCGCCCTCGAAGTTCACGGCCGCGGCGATGAACTTGGTGCCGTCGAGGACCGAGCCGCCGCCCACGGCGAGGAGGAAGTCGATCCCCTCCTTGCGCACCAGCTCGACCGCGGGCATCAGGGTCTCGAAGCTCGGGTTCGGCTCGATGCCGCCGTACTCCATGACCTCGCGACCGGCGAGCGCCTTCATGACCTGGTCGTACACGCCGTTGGCCTTGATGCTGCCGCCGCCGTAGGTCAGGAGCACCTTGGTGCCGGCCGGGATCTCGCCCGTCAGCTTCGCGATCTGTCCTTTGCCGAAGTGGACCCGGACCGGGTTCTGAAACGTGAAGTTCTCCATGGGCTCGCTGCTCCCTTCGTGCTCTTGCAAAGTCCCATTATCCCACGAACCGTTCGCGCATGCCGAAGGATCGGTCCAAGACTGGCCATCTTGCTGGACAAGGAAGCGACGCGACTTGCCCGCGCTCCGGCCCCGTCGGGTTTTCGGGAGCTCGGCAGGCCGCCACCCTAGCCAGAGAGCGCGCGTTGTGCGCCGCCGCGAGCCCCCCTTAGCATCGGGGCCGCCCGAACGGGGTTGGAGTTGACGGCCGCCAGGCCGGAAGGGAGCACAGGATGACTCGCAGAACCATGGGGACGTATCTCGCGCTGGCCTGCGGCATCGCCGCGGCGGGTTGCCAGGCGGCACCGCCGAGCGGGACGCCCGGAGGCGCGTCACGGGCGCCGGCTCCTGTGCTCAGCGCCGAGCGCAGCGTGCAGGGCCTGGATCGTGCCGGCTTCGAGCGCATGATGCAGGCGCTCCCCAAGCAAATCAGCAACGAACAGGCCGAGCGGATGCTCGTGAAGCTACCTGCCGAGAAGCTGCGGGCCCCGCTGCTCGCGGACGTGCGCCACGCGGGCTATCGCGTCAGTGCGGGTGAGGGCCAGGCGATGAGCTGGGGCCACGGGGACGCGAGCGCCATGGCCGGATCCAACCTGGATTACCGCTTCATGAGCGTCGGTGACGCCTCGCTGCCCTATATCAGCTATTACCCCTACGTCTACAACCAGAGCAACAGCTACTGGGCCCCGTACGCCGCCTACTGGAGCGGGCGCTACTACTACCCGTACTACCAGGGCTACGGCAGCCTCTACGCCCCCTACTCCTACAGCATGACCGTCCCCTACGCCGGCGTCTACGCGCTCAGGACCGGGACCATCCTGCGGTAAGCGACCCCGTGGAGGCGGTCGGGCGTGTGCCCGGCCGCCTTCTTCACGACGCCACGACCTTGACGAGCACCTCGCGCGTGCGCGGCCCGTCGAACTCGGCCAGGAAGATCCCTTGCCATCGCCCGAGCATCAGGCGACCCTGGTGGACGACCACCGTCTGGGAGACGCCGAACAGGCTCGTCTTGAGGTGGGCGTCGGAGTTGCCCTCCGCGTGAACGAACTCCCCGTGCTGGGGGATCCGCTGGCGCAGCCAGTGGAGCATGTCTCGGGGCACGTCCGGATCGGCGTTCTCGTTGAGGGTGATCGCGGCGGTGGTATGGGTGCTGTAGACCACCACCAGGCCCTCGCGCGCGCCGGATCGCGCGAGCACCGCGCGCACCTCGGCCGAAAGGTCGAGCAGCTGCTCGCGGGCATGGGTCTTCACGACCAGGGTTTCAAGCATCGTTCGATCCTTGCGATCGCGCGGCCTCAGGCGAAGGCGGGGCCGCTCGGGGGGCGCTCGTCGAAGGCCCGAGCGGCCGGTGTCGGCACCTCGAGCGGCAGGGTGACGGGGAGGGTGCCAGGCAGCGGCAGGCCCCGGCCGAGGGCGTCGATCGCCGCCTCGATCTGCTCGGGCTCCGCGCCGTAGGCGAGCACCCAGCGCTGCGCCTCGGGGAGCTGCGCGACCAGAAAGGGGCTCGAGAAGGAGACCACGGTCGTGCTCGCCCGACCGGCGATCGCCCGCAAGGGGGAGACCAGGTCCTCGGTGAGCAGGCTGCGGTCCTTGCTGACCCGGATGGGCGAGAAGACGCCGACGAGCACACCCGGCGCCGATTCGGCCTCCTGGATCAAGGCCTCCCACTGGCTGGGCGTGGTGTCACGCGAGACGATCGTGTGGCGCGCAAGGCCGTGGGCATCGAGGGCACGGCGCCACGCCGAAAGGCGCGAGGGATCGGCGCCGTCGTCCACCCCGACGCAGAGCGTCCCCTTGGCGAGGGGCGCGCCCTGCTCACCCTTGGCGAGAGTCAGGGCCTCGCGGGCCACGCGCAGCGAAAGGTCCCTGGCGGCGCCCCGGGGCGCGGGGGCGCCCGGGACGGCCAGGCGGCGCTTGGCCGAAAGGACGCGCTCGGCCGCCTCGTAGACGCGCGCCTCGCCGAGCGTACCGTCCTCGACCGCCGACACCAGCGCCGCGTGGGCCGCGCAGGGATCCGGCGGCATCAGGAGCACGTCGCAGCCGGCGAGCACCGCCTGGACCGCGGCCTCGGCCGGGGTCGCCAGGGTGGTGATGCCACCCATGAGCAGCGCGTCGCTCACGATGAGGCCCGTAAAGCCCAGCTCCTCGCGCAACAGGCCCGTCATCGCCGCGCGGCTGAGGGTGGCGGGGCCGTCGATCCCGAGCCCCGGCAGGGCCAGGTGCGCCGACATGATCGAGGCGACGCCGCTTGCGATCGCCGCGCGGAAGGGCGGCCACTCGACGGCCTCGAGGCGCGCGCGAGGCGCCATCACCGCCGCAAGGCGGGTGTGCGAGTCGGTGCCGGTGTCGCCGTGGCCCGGGAAGTGCTTTGCGCAGGCGAGGGCCCCCTGGTCCTGGCAGCCCCGGACGAAGGCCGCGACCATCTCGGCCACGCGCGCGGGATCCCCCCCGAAGCTGCGGATGCCGATGATCGGGTTGAGGGGGTCGACGGTCACGTCCGCGACCGGGGCGAGGACCCAGTTGACCCCGACCGAGAGGGCCTCGCGCGCGGTCCAGGCGCCCAGGCGGTAGGCGAGCTCGGGGGCACCGGCGGCCCCGAAGGCCATCGCGGGCGCAAAGGCGCTCAGCCCCTCGATCTGCTGGCCCGCTCCGTGCTCCATGTCGGCAGCGACCAAAAGAGGCAGGCGACTCGCGGCCCTCAGCGCGGCGAGTCGCTCGCGCGTCTGGGCCTGCCCCGCGTGGAAGAGGATGTAGCCGCCCCAGCCGTAGCGCTCGAGCTCGAGGGCCACGGCCTCGGCGTGGTAGGGCCGATCCCCCAGCTGGGCGCCGAAGAGGGTCGGACAGACGAGCTGTCCCACCGCCGCGTCGAGGCTCAGGTCCTTCGCCGTCCATCGCTCGCTCATGCGCCCTCCTCTCGCCAGGCGATCTTCGCAAAAAAAAGCGCCCCACACAAGCGGGAACAACCCCTCGTCTCTTGTTCGTACCGGCTCGGGTCCGTACGATCCCGTGGAGGGGGAATGACTCATGGTCCCGTCGCCGAGCCCGCCAGACGACCTTCAGCGCCCGCTCCTCGACGGTGAGCAGGACGTGTCGCTGGAGCGGCTCTGGTTCCTGGTGCACGCCGGCGGGATCCTCTCGTCCTCGCTCGACACCATGACCACCCTGCGGAGCGTCGCCCGGCTCGCGGTCCCTAGCCTGGCCGACTGTTGCCTGATCGACCTCTTCGAGGAAGGCGGCCTCCGGCGGATCGTGGCGGTCCACTCCGACCCCGGCCTCGAGGGCCTCACCGAGGAGCTGCGCCGCTTCCCCCCCGATCTCTCGAAAGAGGAGGGCGTCTCCGTCGTCCTGCGCACGGGCAAGCCTCTCTTCATTCCCGAGCTTCTCCCCTCCTTCCTCGACGGCATCGCCCTCGACGAGGATCACCTCGCCCTGCTGCGGCGCCTCTCGCCCCGCTCCTTGATCTCGGTGGCCATGAGCGCCCGGGGGGATCTGTTCGGGGCCATCAGCCTCTTTCGCTCGAAGGGCGATCATCCCTACACCTCGGAGGACCTGCTCGTCGCCGAGATCCTCGCCCAGCGCGCCGCCGACGCGCTCGACAACGCGCGGCTCTACCTTCAGGCCGCGCGCGCGCGCGATCGCTACCACTCGCTGCTCGACGACGTGGACGGCATCGTCTGGGAAGGGGAGCCGGGCACCCTGGCCTTCACCTTCGTCAGCAAGCAGGCCGAGGCGATCCTCGGTTACCCGCGCGAGGCGTGGCTTTTGCCCGGGTTCTGGCAGAGCCACCTCCACCCCGACGATCGCGCAGCGGTGGTCAAGCAGTGCCAGGAGAGCACCGATGCGGGCCGGGACCACCGGCTGAGCTACCGGATGATCGGCGCTGACGGTCGCACGCTCTGGATCAACGACCACGTCCGGGTCCTCACGGACCAGAGCGGCCGCCCCACCCAGCTGCGGGGGATCATGCTCGACGTCACCCAGCAGCACGCCCTGGAGGCGGAGCGCGCGCGGCTCCAGGGCGAAGAGCAGGCGAGTCGCGCCGAGGCGGCCGCAGCCAAGAAGCTCGATCGGCTCAAGGACGAGCTGCTCCAGTCGGTCTCCCACGAGCTGCGCACTCCCCTGACCAGCATCTTCGGCTACAGCGAGTTCCTGGAGGAGGGCACCGCTGGCGCGCTCAACGCGCAGCAGGGCGAGTACGTCCAGCAGATCCGGGCCGCGAGCCTCCAGCTGGAGCGCCTGGTGGACGACCTTCTGGACAACGCCCGGATCAGCGCGGGCACCTTCCGCCTCAACCTCGCACCCTCGGATCTCGGCCGGCAGATCCGCGAGGCGGTGCGCGCCCTCAGGCTCAGGGCCGCCGAGGCGGGAGTCCGGCTCGAGGTGGAGCTCGCGCCGGGGGACCTGACGCTCGCGATGGACCCGCAGCGCATCCAGCAGGTCCTGACCAACCTGATCGCCAACGCCCTGAAGTTCACCCCCCGAGAAGGCCGCATCACCGTCCGGGCCCGCCGCGAGGGGCAGCGGCTCCACTGCGAGGTCCAGGACACCGGCATCGGGATCGCCCCCGAGGACCTGCCCAAGCTGTTCCAGCGCTTCGCCCAGCTCGAGGCGGGCAGGCGCGAGCGGGGCACCGGCCTCGGGCTGAGCATCAGCAAGGCCCTGGTGGAGGCCCACGGCGGCACCATCGGGGTGTTCAGCCAAAAGGGCAAGGGCACGACCTTCTGGTTCACCTTGCCCACCACCGCCCGACGGTCGCAGGCTGCCACCCTCTCATGAGGAGCGAGACCATGCGTCGAATCACCCTTTTCGCCTCGGCTGCGCTCCTGGCCTGCGGCATTTCCGCTCAGGCGGCAGACCTCGGCACGCCGAATGAGTGGCCCTATCCCATGGAGGGCGAGCCCGCGCGCTCGGCCCATGCCATGGTCAGCACCGTGTCTCCCCTGGCCAGCAAGATCGGGGTCGACATCCTGAAGCGCGGCGGGAACGCCGTCGATGCCGCGGTTGCCATCGGCTTCGTCCTGGCGGTCACGTGGCCCGAAGCCGGCAACATCGGTGGCGGCGGCCTGATGATGATCCGTGACCCCGAAGGCGGCCTCGAGGGCCTCGACTACCGCGAAACGGCGCCCGCCGAGGCCCGGCACGACATGTTCATGGGCCCGCAGGCCGACGGAGAGGAGCGCAGCCTGCACGGTCACCTGGCGGTCGGCACGCCGGGAACGGTCCGCGGCTTTTGGATAGCCCACCGTCAAAAGGGCAAGCTGCCCTGGGCCGAGCTGCTCAAACCGGCGATCGCCTTGGCCCGAGAAGGCTTCGTGGTGGATGCCGCCCTGGCCCGTTCCTTCGAGGATCGCGCCGCCCTGCTCCGGAAAAACCCCGAAGCGGCGCGGATCTTCCTGGACCGGGGCAAACCCCGCCGGGCCGGATCCCGGCTCGTCCAGACCGAGCTCGCCCATACCCTACGCCTGATCGCCGAGCGAGGTCCCGACGGTTTTTACAAGGGGCCGGTGGCCGAGGCGATCGCCTCGGACATGGCGCGCAGCGGCGGCATCCTGAGCGAAGGCGACCTCGCCGCATACCGGACCCGGTGGCGGCCTCCCCTCAGTATCCGCTACCACGGGTACACCGTCGCCACCATGCCTCCGCCGAGCGCGGGCGGCTTCGTGCTCCTCGCCGCGCTCCAGATGGTCGAGCACGACGATTTCAAGCGGATCGGCTTTCACTCCGTCTCGATGATCCACCTTCTCGCCGAGGTGGAGCGCCGCGTCTACGCCGATCGCAACACCTACATCGGCGACCCCGATTTCTCCGCGGTCCCGATCGGCGAGCTGCTGGACAGCGCCTACCTGGCCCGGCGCCGCGCAAGCATCGATCCCCGGCGCGCGACTCCGGAGAATTCCCTGCGACCGGGCCAGCTGGCTGAGCCGCCCCAGACGACCAGCTACGTGGTCGTCGATCGACACGGCGGCGCCGTGAGCAACACCACCTCCCTCAACGACGCTTTCGGCTCGGGGGTCGTCGCTCCGGGCACGGGGGTCCTGCTCAACGGCGTGATGAACAACTTCGCCATAAGACCGGGTACCCCCAATTTCTATGGCCTGGCCCAGGGCGAACCGAACGCGATCGCTCCCGGCAAGCGAATGATCACGTCCAAGGCCCCGACCGTGGTCCTCGACCCGAAGGGGCGCCTGTTCATGGTCCTCGGAACGCCAGGTGGGGCAAGCATCCCCGCCACCCTCCTCCAGGTGCTGATCAACGTGATCGACTACGGCATGAACCTCAAGGAGGCCATCAACGCGCCCCGCTTCCGCCACCAGGCCCTTCCCGAGCGCATCGAGGTCGAGGCCGGCGGCTTTGTTCCCGGCACCCTCAAGGCCCTCGAGGAAATGGGGCACCACGTTCACATCGCGTCGAGTTCGATCGGCGACGTCAAGGCCGTCGCCGTGACGCCGGGCGCAGAGCGCGAGGGCTACGCCGATCCGCGCCGCGGCGGGACGTCCATGGGGTACTAGCAAGGAGGCAGGAACCGGTGTCCTGGTTCACAAGTAGATCAAGCCCCGAATGACCGCTTCAACACGACGTAGCCCCACCCAATTATTTTGTGGGTTCAAGCATCGTCCCGAGGATCACGAGAGCGTACCGTAGCAAATCGCAAGCGATCGCCATGGCCAACTCCTGATTCCAAGGATGGCGATCATTTTGTTCTTTATCGTGTTTTTTGGCGAGATGGAGGCCATTAATTGCATGAAGATTCTCAAGCTAGGCAGCGTTTTGCTGGTTCTTCTGACGATGGCAGTTGCTGTCGGCCCTCAAATAAAAAACGGTGAGGCGGCCTCTCTACTGAGCACGCAACTTAATTCCCCTCAGGGAAACCTCGTCGAGCCTCTTTCTAACGGCCTTCTTCTCTCCATGACAAAGAGTGACATCATAGAACGTTTCGGTCCACCAACGTACGTCACGTGGGACGATGGAACCTTCGGCTATCGAGACTTCACCGTCATTTGCGGAGGCAAGAACAAGTCAATCTGGCACCTCACCCTGAAAGAAAACATCAAGCTCAATTCCGGCATTGGAATCGGCAGCGGAATGAACGAGGTCATGAAAACATTCAACCACAAATACGACTTCATCTACGATCAATACCATCTCATCTTTTCTTACGCAGGAGATCAGGTCAGCGGAATCAAGATCGACCCTGTAAATGACGGTTTTGCACCCTATTCTGGAAAGGGATCTGCTGCGGCGCAAGCCACTGTCGGTCGTTCCGCCTTCGTTGGGCTGTGGTATGGCACCGCATCGACCGTAGGAACCATCGACATTCGTCCGGATGGCACCTACGTATACAACGGCAATGGTAACGGTACTTATGCGGTGAACGGAAACATCATTACCTTTACGGGACCTCTCTCTGCTTGGGATGGGGGGCGCGCGACCCTCGACGGGGGGAACCTGGTCTTTTACTGGCGGAACAAAAACGGCTCGAAAAATTGGTTTACATTCGCCAAGGAATAACCCCCGATGCTTGTTCCGGGGGCGCGGACCCCGTGCAACGCGAGGTCGAGCCGCCGAGGATCCCGGCCTTCCTCGTCTTGCCTCGTCGCTCGGCCGTTGTGCGCACCATCGCTCGGCTCGAACGCCACCCATTTCCGGCCGACAGCCACGGCGAGCTCCCGGCGGAAGGCGTCGAGCCGCAGCATCCCTCACTATTCTGCGCTCTTGAGTGCTGCGAAGTCTTGATTGAGGCTTGAATCCCGGATTCAAGAATGATGGGATGGTTTCACTACAGAACGGCTTCAGTTGATGTGAGGGGGCCATGGCAATCGATCAAAAGGTCGCCCTTTATACCTTGCTCTTTGTGGTGCCAGGTTTCATCTTGTCCTGGATCATCTCGCTCTTTGTCTCGAACCGCACCAAGGATGTCTCCCAGCTGCTGATCCAGTATCTGAGCTTGACGTCATTGAACTACGCCGTGTGGTCGTGGTTATTGGTTTTACTGGCAAACAAACCCACCATCTGGCTTTGGGGCCATGGATCCGTCATTGCGCTCAGCGTGTTTTTCATCATGTTCGTTAGTCCGGTCGCTATTGGGCTATTGATCGGGAACCTGATCGTTCGCAATCGAAAAGGTCCTCTCTGGCGCGCGATCGGTTTCAATCCCAACATCCTGTTCCCGGTGGGTTGGGACTACAAGTTCAATCAACTGGCCCAGGACAACCAAGCCGCTTTCCTGAAGGTCATCTTGACCGATGGTGGGGTGGTGGGCGGTGCTTTCTCGGGCCGCTCCTTCGCCTCTACCGACCCGGCGGAACGGGATCTCGTGCTCGAAGAAGCTTATCGCTATGACGGTGAGCGCTGGCATCCGGTTCCAAACAGTGCCGGCATGTGGGTTCGGGGAGACCGAATCGCGGCTGTCGAGTTCGTCTTCGACAGCAAGGAGGAGCCTCATGTCCAAGAAACCGCTCATCCAGATCGAAAACCGCCGGTACTCAATCAGTAGGTCTCCCGGTTTCAAGGGCGGGAGCCTCATGACGCATGCCACCCTTCCTGAACGAGATCTCTCTGCAACAAACGAGTGTCTTCAGCGTCAACTGGGTATCCAGCCTGATAACAATCACCCCTTCAATGGCACGCCAGAAGGCGGACCCAGCATCTATTACGACGGTCCCAAGCGAAAGCCGTAGCAAGGGATGGGCCAGGCGGCGATTCCTCACACCGCTCCTGCTTGGCGTATGACACGAGAAAAATCACTCAAATAAACCTCAGTCAGCGTGCACCAATTTGGTTGGATCGCCATGCGCTTGATTGGCGAGAAAGGGGGAAATGATGCGAACGAGGGATGCACTTCTCGGCCTATCGCTCAGCTTGCTTGTCGTCGGCTGTCCCCAGCAGTCGACGGTCCCCTCGCAGGCCGATAACGCCGGAGGCGCCACGGCACACAGCAACTCTTCTCGAAGCGCCAGCTTCATCAACACGACCAGGCAATCGCTGCTTCGCCTCTGGAACGAGCCGGACCCAGAGGGCGAAGTGAAATCCATCCGGTTTGGCATCGACGATGCGCGCGACCAGAACGCCACGCCCTTCGACCAAGCGCTTGCGGGCACCTGGGAGCTCTATCAGCTCGGCGACAGCGAGACGCGCCCTTTCGGCATTCTGCGCATCACCTCGGACGGCGCGTTCAACTACAGCTCCTACGAGGGCAAGATGATGTACGCCGTCCCTCGCAGGTACCGTGACGACCGATCCACCTACTGGCACTTCGGCGGCGGACTCCTGGACAACTTCTACGCGCGTTCGGGCTACAACACCAACGGCGTTCCCATCCTCCGTATCTACTCCGCGAACAAGAATAGAATGTCCGGTTTCGGAGTTCCCCGTTAGCGCTTCAAGGTGGTGTGGTATTCGCGCTTCATCTTCTTGGCCCCTCAAAGGGCGGCGAGACCTACGACCGTCGAAAAAATGTCTCCCTGCTTCTGAAGCAATACCTGTGCATGGGCTCCCATAACAACGCCTCATGGTCGTGGTTGCTGGTCTTGCTTGCCTATTAACCCGCCGTCTACTCCTAGGGTCGGATCTGCTGTGGCAATCTGCGCATTTTTCACGTTAGGCTGCCCAGATCTGGCCTATTG
This genomic stretch from Pantanalinema sp. harbors:
- a CDS encoding iron-containing alcohol dehydrogenase, which codes for MENFTFQNPVRVHFGKGQIAKLTGEIPAGTKVLLTYGGGSIKANGVYDQVMKALAGREVMEYGGIEPNPSFETLMPAVELVRKEGIDFLLAVGGGSVLDGTKFIAAAVNFEGDPWDILAKGARVASALPLGAVLTLPATGSEMNGSSVITRRETREKLAFSSRHVYPRFSILDPETTFSLPPRQVGNGIVDAFVHTTEQYLTYPADAPLQDRMAEAILSTLVEVGPRTLSNPTDYQARATFMWSATMALNGIIGVGVPQDWATHSIGHELTALHGLDHGQTLAVVLPAILEVKREQKSGKLIQYAERVWGIREGDDETRMREAIAKTRAFFESLGVPTRLADYGVSAETIPTIVDRMERRGEVALGEREDIGPSTVREILEVCCR
- a CDS encoding secondary thiamine-phosphate synthase enzyme YjbQ, yielding MLETLVVKTHAREQLLDLSAEVRAVLARSGAREGLVVVYSTHTTAAITLNENADPDVPRDMLHWLRQRIPQHGEFVHAEGNSDAHLKTSLFGVSQTVVVHQGRLMLGRWQGIFLAEFDGPRTREVLVKVVAS
- a CDS encoding glycoside hydrolase family 3 protein, which translates into the protein MSERWTAKDLSLDAAVGQLVCPTLFGAQLGDRPYHAEAVALELERYGWGGYILFHAGQAQTRERLAALRAASRLPLLVAADMEHGAGQQIEGLSAFAPAMAFGAAGAPELAYRLGAWTAREALSVGVNWVLAPVADVTVDPLNPIIGIRSFGGDPARVAEMVAAFVRGCQDQGALACAKHFPGHGDTGTDSHTRLAAVMAPRARLEAVEWPPFRAAIASGVASIMSAHLALPGLGIDGPATLSRAAMTGLLREELGFTGLIVSDALLMGGITTLATPAEAAVQAVLAGCDVLLMPPDPCAAHAALVSAVEDGTLGEARVYEAAERVLSAKRRLAVPGAPAPRGAARDLSLRVAREALTLAKGEQGAPLAKGTLCVGVDDGADPSRLSAWRRALDAHGLARHTIVSRDTTPSQWEALIQEAESAPGVLVGVFSPIRVSKDRSLLTEDLVSPLRAIAGRASTTVVSFSSPFLVAQLPEAQRWVLAYGAEPEQIEAAIDALGRGLPLPGTLPVTLPLEVPTPAARAFDERPPSGPAFA
- a CDS encoding ATP-binding protein, whose product is MVPSPSPPDDLQRPLLDGEQDVSLERLWFLVHAGGILSSSLDTMTTLRSVARLAVPSLADCCLIDLFEEGGLRRIVAVHSDPGLEGLTEELRRFPPDLSKEEGVSVVLRTGKPLFIPELLPSFLDGIALDEDHLALLRRLSPRSLISVAMSARGDLFGAISLFRSKGDHPYTSEDLLVAEILAQRAADALDNARLYLQAARARDRYHSLLDDVDGIVWEGEPGTLAFTFVSKQAEAILGYPREAWLLPGFWQSHLHPDDRAAVVKQCQESTDAGRDHRLSYRMIGADGRTLWINDHVRVLTDQSGRPTQLRGIMLDVTQQHALEAERARLQGEEQASRAEAAAAKKLDRLKDELLQSVSHELRTPLTSIFGYSEFLEEGTAGALNAQQGEYVQQIRAASLQLERLVDDLLDNARISAGTFRLNLAPSDLGRQIREAVRALRLRAAEAGVRLEVELAPGDLTLAMDPQRIQQVLTNLIANALKFTPREGRITVRARREGQRLHCEVQDTGIGIAPEDLPKLFQRFAQLEAGRRERGTGLGLSISKALVEAHGGTIGVFSQKGKGTTFWFTLPTTARRSQAATLS
- the ggt gene encoding gamma-glutamyltransferase, yielding MRRITLFASAALLACGISAQAADLGTPNEWPYPMEGEPARSAHAMVSTVSPLASKIGVDILKRGGNAVDAAVAIGFVLAVTWPEAGNIGGGGLMMIRDPEGGLEGLDYRETAPAEARHDMFMGPQADGEERSLHGHLAVGTPGTVRGFWIAHRQKGKLPWAELLKPAIALAREGFVVDAALARSFEDRAALLRKNPEAARIFLDRGKPRRAGSRLVQTELAHTLRLIAERGPDGFYKGPVAEAIASDMARSGGILSEGDLAAYRTRWRPPLSIRYHGYTVATMPPPSAGGFVLLAALQMVEHDDFKRIGFHSVSMIHLLAEVERRVYADRNTYIGDPDFSAVPIGELLDSAYLARRRASIDPRRATPENSLRPGQLAEPPQTTSYVVVDRHGGAVSNTTSLNDAFGSGVVAPGTGVLLNGVMNNFAIRPGTPNFYGLAQGEPNAIAPGKRMITSKAPTVVLDPKGRLFMVLGTPGGASIPATLLQVLINVIDYGMNLKEAINAPRFRHQALPERIEVEAGGFVPGTLKALEEMGHHVHIASSSIGDVKAVAVTPGAEREGYADPRRGGTSMGY
- a CDS encoding DUF6338 family protein translates to MAIDQKVALYTLLFVVPGFILSWIISLFVSNRTKDVSQLLIQYLSLTSLNYAVWSWLLVLLANKPTIWLWGHGSVIALSVFFIMFVSPVAIGLLIGNLIVRNRKGPLWRAIGFNPNILFPVGWDYKFNQLAQDNQAAFLKVILTDGGVVGGAFSGRSFASTDPAERDLVLEEAYRYDGERWHPVPNSAGMWVRGDRIAAVEFVFDSKEEPHVQETAHPDRKPPVLNQ